From Dethiosulfovibrio russensis, a single genomic window includes:
- the arsM gene encoding arsenite methyltransferase has protein sequence MKDIRDYVKEQYGKAIKSGSSCCGSGGCCCGTNGEDPFGITCGNYDQGTLENTPGETSGQSFGCGNPFMEANISLGETVLDLGSGAGLDLFLASEMVGPKGKVIGLDMTDEMLATAESNLKGIENVSLVKGYIEDMPIESESIDVIISNCVINLSPHKERVFKEAFRVLRPGGRLCVSDTVFTRSVPKWFVENLAAWSGCLSGGLQETEYEIKLREAGFNEVEVRRKKVYSISESAASSAFPGISEERRSEIDGALASAIILGKKPLEEE, from the coding sequence ATGAAAGACATCCGCGACTACGTTAAGGAGCAATACGGAAAGGCCATAAAAAGCGGTTCGTCGTGCTGCGGATCGGGAGGATGCTGCTGCGGCACGAACGGCGAGGACCCCTTCGGCATAACCTGCGGAAACTACGACCAAGGAACCCTGGAAAATACGCCGGGGGAGACTTCCGGCCAGTCTTTCGGATGCGGAAACCCCTTCATGGAAGCGAATATAAGTCTCGGCGAGACCGTCCTCGATCTAGGCAGCGGCGCCGGATTGGACCTCTTCCTAGCATCGGAGATGGTCGGCCCGAAAGGCAAAGTCATAGGGCTCGACATGACCGACGAGATGCTCGCCACAGCCGAATCGAACCTCAAGGGGATAGAAAACGTCTCTCTAGTCAAAGGCTACATAGAGGATATGCCTATAGAAAGCGAGTCCATCGACGTGATCATCTCCAACTGCGTTATAAACCTCTCTCCGCATAAGGAAAGGGTTTTCAAGGAAGCCTTTCGCGTCCTCCGTCCCGGCGGACGTCTCTGCGTTTCCGACACGGTTTTCACCCGTTCCGTCCCGAAGTGGTTCGTCGAAAACCTGGCGGCGTGGTCCGGCTGCCTCTCAGGCGGTCTACAGGAGACGGAATACGAGATAAAACTGAGGGAGGCGGGATTTAACGAGGTGGAGGTAAGGCGTAAAAAAGTGTACTCCATCTCCGAGTCGGCGGCCTCGTCGGCGTTCCCCGGAATATCCGAGGAGAGACGAAGTGAAATAGACGGCGCCCTTGCCAGCGCCATCATATTGGGGAAAAAGCCCCTTGAAGAAGAGTGA
- a CDS encoding CdaR family transcriptional regulator, protein MVIKSRPNWSDSTLRRHAMEIARSTSDVIGYNVIITDTDGVIVGASDENRVGELHEASLAVIAERRGSSTSEDEARGLKGTLPGVTYPISSMSGSVVGSMAITGDADKVRPFALIVKKQIEILLKEREFFEHAANREHILQDFIQDLSTFVPGVSNETILLARASEFRYDRTWIYVPVAVDLYQFGRFALSVRRDYVNREGEKPETVIQGVKRKILLEIRRIFNGPKDISTMESNNRFVVLHGVRPAESYPAPSNAVTVTREKTEDLLGRITDEGLNAAVGIGSPALGIADLAASYKESWRALTLGKKFMQGPGVYCIDDYRLEEMISTVAPSVRNRFVLSSLRTLREEPDWNELKDTIRSWCESGFSLVNTAKELHLHRNTVIYRLDKIKVYSGHDLRNFRTCLNLYTALLLDRFLGPGSKE, encoded by the coding sequence ATGGTCATAAAGTCTCGTCCTAATTGGTCCGATTCTACCCTGAGGCGGCACGCCATGGAGATAGCCAGGTCCACATCGGACGTCATAGGCTACAACGTCATAATCACCGATACCGACGGGGTGATAGTGGGAGCAAGCGACGAGAACAGGGTCGGAGAACTTCACGAGGCCTCTCTGGCGGTCATAGCCGAGAGGAGGGGCAGCTCCACCTCAGAGGACGAGGCCAGGGGGCTCAAGGGAACCCTGCCGGGGGTTACCTATCCCATAAGCTCAATGTCCGGTTCCGTGGTGGGGTCTATGGCCATAACCGGAGACGCCGATAAGGTCCGTCCCTTCGCGTTGATAGTGAAAAAACAGATAGAGATACTTCTTAAGGAGAGGGAGTTCTTCGAGCACGCGGCCAACAGGGAGCATATACTTCAGGATTTCATCCAGGACCTGTCCACCTTCGTCCCGGGGGTCAGCAACGAGACCATCCTCCTCGCCAGGGCCTCGGAGTTCAGATACGACAGGACATGGATATACGTTCCCGTGGCGGTGGATCTGTACCAGTTCGGACGGTTCGCCCTGTCAGTGAGGAGGGATTACGTCAACCGGGAGGGGGAGAAGCCCGAGACAGTGATACAGGGCGTAAAGAGAAAGATCCTCCTGGAGATAAGGAGGATCTTCAACGGTCCAAAGGATATATCCACCATGGAGAGCAACAACCGTTTCGTGGTGCTCCACGGGGTTCGGCCTGCCGAGTCCTATCCGGCACCGTCAAATGCCGTCACGGTAACCAGGGAGAAGACCGAGGACCTTCTGGGCAGGATAACCGACGAGGGGCTAAACGCCGCCGTGGGAATAGGGTCTCCCGCCCTGGGGATTGCCGATTTGGCCGCTTCCTATAAGGAGTCCTGGAGGGCCTTGACCCTGGGGAAGAAGTTCATGCAGGGGCCCGGGGTCTACTGTATAGACGACTATCGGCTGGAGGAGATGATATCCACCGTCGCCCCATCGGTGAGAAACCGGTTCGTGCTGTCCAGCCTGAGGACCCTCCGGGAGGAGCCGGACTGGAACGAGCTCAAGGATACGATTCGATCGTGGTGCGAGAGCGGCTTCTCACTGGTCAACACAGCGAAGGAGCTTCACCTGCACAGGAATACCGTCATATACAGGTTGGACAAGATAAAGGTCTATTCGGGCCACGATCTGAGGAATTTTCGTACCTGCCTCAATCTCTACACCGCCCTGTTGCTGGACAGGTTCCTCGGCCCCGGAAGCAAGGAGTGA
- a CDS encoding acetamidase/formamidase family protein, with amino-acid sequence MLKVSAKDAIYIFEPEMSPAASVKPGEVFKVETSDCFCGQIKSEGTLCSEIDFDRINPATGPITIEEAEPGDTLAVEIIRMDLADHGVAVTVPGEGLLGDSVERPSTKIIPIRDGKCLFAGLSLPVKPMIGVIGVAPEEGAFPTGTPWSHGGNMDTKDIGPGATLYLPVRRPGALLAMGDCHAVMGDGEVCCSGCEVAATITLRTSLIKGSSRKWPILETSEGLSVIVSGENLDSALSEATSEAVDMLKAGLGLSWEDAYVLSSLAMDLRISQLVDPKKTVRGVIPIKVMSPSRLFGNLSYRGD; translated from the coding sequence ATGTTGAAAGTATCGGCGAAAGACGCGATATACATTTTCGAGCCGGAGATGAGCCCGGCGGCATCGGTCAAACCGGGGGAGGTCTTCAAGGTGGAGACCAGCGACTGTTTCTGCGGCCAGATAAAGTCGGAGGGAACCCTCTGCTCCGAGATAGACTTCGACCGCATAAACCCGGCGACCGGCCCGATAACCATAGAGGAAGCCGAGCCTGGAGACACACTGGCGGTGGAGATAATAAGAATGGATCTGGCGGACCACGGCGTGGCCGTTACCGTTCCGGGAGAGGGACTGCTGGGAGATTCGGTGGAGCGTCCGTCCACAAAGATCATCCCCATAAGAGACGGCAAGTGCCTCTTCGCCGGCCTGTCTCTTCCGGTGAAACCGATGATAGGTGTTATAGGGGTAGCTCCGGAGGAGGGGGCCTTTCCGACAGGAACTCCCTGGAGTCACGGAGGAAACATGGACACGAAGGACATAGGTCCGGGAGCGACCCTCTACCTTCCGGTCCGCCGTCCCGGAGCCCTTCTGGCCATGGGAGACTGCCACGCCGTCATGGGAGACGGCGAGGTGTGCTGCTCCGGATGCGAGGTAGCCGCCACCATAACCCTGAGGACCTCTCTCATAAAGGGAAGCTCACGAAAATGGCCGATTCTTGAGACCTCCGAGGGATTATCCGTCATAGTATCCGGAGAGAACCTGGATTCGGCCCTGTCGGAGGCCACCTCCGAGGCGGTGGACATGCTTAAAGCGGGGCTGGGACTCTCCTGGGAGGACGCCTACGTTCTATCCAGCCTGGCCATGGACCTGAGGATATCCCAGCTGGTGGACCCGAAAAAGACGGTCCGAGGGGTCATACCCATAAAGGTTATGTCTCCCTCCCGACTGTTCGGGAATTTATCTTACAGAGGAGATTAA
- a CDS encoding glycine/sarcosine/betaine reductase component B subunit produces MRLELHRAEVRDLRWGTPTRLENHVLYVDKEEAVAAISDDDRIESWEIDLARPGESVRIIPVKDVIEPRVKLEGGSGFFPGVLGPNETAGDGKTLVLSGAAVVSAGPIMAFQEGFIDMTGPGAEHTPFSKTFNVVVNAHPVEDLEKHQYEEALRLAGLKVGLYLAECCKDADIDKVEVFERGTVAEEALKYPDLPKVAHLCMCITQGLLHDTYLYGVDMKNILPTLVHPNEIIDGAMVSGNCVSACDKNTSWHHVNDPVIKELYALHGKEINFLGMIPTLESTVLAGKEKTSSFNAKLAHELGADGVIITEEGYGNPDTDICMNVKKCEALGIKTVVIADEASGTDGSGQGLADATPELTAFVSAGNVNEMLEVPAMDRVIGYPESIAHVSGGADDSLREDGSMYVELQSIIGSTCEIGTNRTGSEWV; encoded by the coding sequence ATGAGGCTTGAACTGCACAGGGCCGAGGTCCGGGACCTGCGATGGGGCACCCCCACCAGGCTGGAGAATCACGTCCTCTACGTGGACAAAGAGGAAGCCGTCGCTGCCATAAGCGACGACGATCGCATAGAGAGCTGGGAGATCGACCTGGCCAGACCGGGCGAGTCGGTTCGGATAATCCCGGTTAAGGACGTAATAGAGCCCCGGGTCAAACTGGAGGGAGGAAGCGGATTCTTCCCGGGAGTACTGGGCCCCAACGAGACGGCCGGGGACGGCAAGACTCTGGTCCTCAGCGGAGCGGCAGTGGTGTCCGCCGGGCCGATAATGGCCTTCCAGGAGGGCTTTATCGACATGACCGGGCCCGGAGCGGAGCACACACCGTTCTCCAAGACCTTCAACGTGGTCGTAAACGCCCATCCCGTAGAGGACCTCGAGAAGCACCAGTACGAGGAGGCATTGAGGCTCGCAGGACTTAAGGTAGGCCTTTATCTGGCTGAGTGCTGCAAGGACGCCGATATCGACAAGGTGGAGGTCTTCGAGAGAGGAACCGTGGCGGAGGAGGCACTCAAGTATCCCGACCTTCCCAAGGTGGCCCATCTCTGTATGTGCATCACCCAGGGGCTCCTTCACGACACCTATCTTTACGGAGTGGACATGAAGAACATACTTCCCACGCTGGTCCATCCGAACGAGATAATCGACGGAGCCATGGTATCGGGGAACTGCGTGTCCGCCTGCGACAAGAACACCAGCTGGCATCACGTCAACGACCCGGTCATAAAGGAACTCTACGCCCTTCACGGCAAGGAGATCAACTTCCTCGGAATGATTCCCACGCTGGAATCCACCGTGCTGGCCGGCAAGGAGAAGACATCTTCCTTCAACGCCAAACTGGCCCACGAGCTCGGGGCCGACGGGGTCATAATCACAGAGGAAGGCTACGGCAACCCCGACACGGACATCTGTATGAACGTCAAGAAATGCGAGGCCCTGGGAATCAAGACTGTGGTCATAGCGGACGAGGCCTCCGGAACCGACGGATCCGGACAGGGGCTGGCCGACGCGACTCCGGAGCTCACCGCCTTCGTTTCCGCCGGAAACGTCAACGAGATGCTGGAGGTTCCCGCGATGGACAGGGTGATAGGCTACCCCGAATCGATAGCTCACGTGTCCGGAGGAGCCGACGACAGCCTCAGGGAGGACGGTTCGATGTACGTCGAGCTTCAGTCGATAATAGGATCGACCTGCGAGATCGGTACGAACCGTACCGGCTCGGAGTGGGTTTAG
- a CDS encoding glycine/betaine/sarcosine/D-proline family reductase selenoprotein B: MTFRIVHYINQFYAGIGGEEKAHVVPESRPGFVGPGLALNGALGSEAKVVGTVICGDSYYGEHMDEAREDVLKMIEAFEPDGVVAGPGFFAGRYGVACGDVCASVEEKLKIPTVTALYHENPGAEMYASKTYIVRASDSARGMKDAVKTMSSLILKRLKGDAMGSAMEEGYLSRGIRKVFFHEKNGAQRAVEMLLKKMDGQPFQTEYEMPVFDKIPPSAPIEDLSKATIAIITSGGIVPKGNPDKIRVSSAESYGIYDISSLNDLTPDNYESIHGGYDTTWANENPDVVLPLDVMRELEKDGVIGKLHEYAYCTTGTGTAVGHAERFGQEIGAKLKDSGVDGVILTSTUGSCTRCGASMSREIENAAGIPVVQMATIVPIMLTVGANRIVPGVAIPHPIGAPDQGPEGDRKVRRKLLNKALEALTTEVSEQTIFKA, from the coding sequence ATGACCTTCAGGATAGTCCACTACATAAACCAGTTTTACGCGGGAATCGGAGGAGAGGAAAAGGCCCATGTCGTGCCGGAGTCCAGGCCGGGATTCGTCGGTCCGGGACTTGCTCTTAACGGCGCCCTCGGCTCGGAGGCCAAGGTGGTAGGCACGGTTATCTGCGGCGACAGCTACTACGGAGAGCACATGGACGAGGCCAGAGAAGACGTGCTGAAGATGATAGAGGCCTTCGAGCCCGACGGGGTGGTCGCAGGGCCGGGATTCTTCGCCGGAAGATACGGGGTGGCCTGCGGCGACGTGTGCGCCTCCGTGGAGGAAAAGCTTAAGATACCCACGGTGACGGCTCTCTACCACGAGAACCCCGGAGCGGAGATGTACGCTTCGAAGACCTATATCGTCCGGGCCTCCGATAGCGCCAGAGGCATGAAGGACGCGGTAAAAACCATGAGCTCTCTGATCCTCAAGAGGCTGAAGGGCGATGCCATGGGATCCGCCATGGAAGAGGGATATCTGTCCAGAGGGATCAGAAAGGTGTTCTTCCACGAGAAGAACGGCGCCCAGAGAGCTGTGGAGATGCTCCTCAAGAAGATGGACGGCCAGCCCTTCCAGACCGAGTACGAGATGCCGGTGTTCGACAAAATTCCGCCGTCGGCTCCCATAGAGGACCTCTCCAAGGCGACCATCGCCATAATAACCTCCGGAGGCATAGTTCCCAAGGGCAACCCGGACAAGATAAGGGTATCCTCCGCCGAGAGCTACGGCATATACGACATAAGTTCACTGAACGATCTAACGCCGGACAACTACGAGTCCATCCACGGCGGCTACGATACCACCTGGGCCAACGAGAACCCCGACGTTGTCCTTCCTCTGGACGTAATGAGGGAGCTCGAAAAAGACGGAGTCATAGGCAAGCTTCACGAATACGCCTACTGCACCACCGGAACAGGCACCGCCGTAGGACACGCCGAACGCTTCGGCCAGGAAATAGGCGCAAAGCTGAAGGACAGCGGCGTAGACGGAGTAATACTAACGTCCACCTGAGGATCCTGCACTCGATGCGGCGCATCGATGTCCAGGGAAATAGAGAACGCGGCGGGTATACCGGTGGTCCAGATGGCCACCATCGTTCCGATAATGCTGACCGTCGGAGCTAACAGAATAGTTCCCGGAGTGGCCATCCCCCATCCCATAGGAGCTCCCGACCAGGGCCCCGAGGGAGACAGAAAGGTCCGGAGGAAGCTCCTGAACAAGGCGCTCGAAGCTCTGACCACCGAGGTTTCCGAACAGACAATCTTCAAGGCCTGA
- a CDS encoding LuxR C-terminal-related transcriptional regulator — MTRDRLFSPPKYGTQTIYRKRMGAFLDKNIIQNKRWVYIEAPSGFGKTVSISRWISPLRNKLAWINLSIDDDVPERFVHKLVKAMAFAQKSNRKLAKAAESTGPPREVLYRSVSSLLDNDKNYVVVVDDFQHISDNETLEILSELAINPSFRFTLCILSRKGPPKELSPSILNGNMALMTEEYLVMDEEEISSMMTKHHMSRRKSEEVISETKGWPVAVNSYLMGDEGDWSLLDDYLDSRVWDRWPEEVREFMVRAAPCPRLDEDICRSLNGSRNYEPLLKHIRSSDAFLENSEDGGYSIFPPFREYLLRRINSQLSKDRIDEIHRYLGRIFFDEGDYLVAADLYVRCLCLSGLSDCCTAMTKYRKEISVHSRFRFFKERVLGRIKFTEDEGLPLLAQSAFMYYLDGNAERFTEIMDMLYKRAERCGDGPFASFLTLLKVLDFRIPLNLYLERVIDGKETPTSSICFGKSPSPGTFTANMPLMHRSLRERSDLALSMEELHKTMARYREPLKKFLGQDHIILRECQFAGVLYEQNHLEEAYHHAVEAQTVVMKVNCRRDVRFCSDMILIHILKAMGRRDEASMIACEMERQINRDRATDLIPNLKAWRFRERMVSGDGTAAEEWLISYGENPILQPDLYDIYRHFTTERALIASGKPALAVLFGEKLLRLSQDFNRPMDELESYILLSTAYWSTDDRTRSYEYIEKALALAEPYGYVRMFLDEALSIKPMMVSFLRRTKSDGRRISGFASEVALAVTGTSYEDVVPSLEETSLSERQMRILALLKGNGSYRDIAEDLGIAHSTAKYHVTRLYRFLGVSNGAEALRKARSMGII, encoded by the coding sequence GTGACGAGAGACCGTCTATTCTCACCCCCTAAATACGGAACTCAAACCATATACAGAAAACGAATGGGAGCTTTTCTCGACAAAAATATCATACAAAATAAAAGATGGGTCTACATTGAGGCCCCATCGGGATTCGGAAAGACCGTATCCATCTCCCGATGGATCAGCCCCCTCAGGAACAAGCTGGCATGGATAAACCTCTCCATCGACGACGACGTTCCGGAACGTTTCGTTCACAAGCTGGTGAAGGCCATGGCCTTCGCTCAGAAGTCCAACAGAAAACTCGCCAAGGCCGCCGAATCGACAGGTCCACCTCGGGAGGTGCTGTACCGATCCGTCTCGTCCCTTTTAGACAACGACAAGAACTACGTCGTGGTCGTAGACGACTTTCAACACATATCCGACAACGAAACCCTGGAGATATTATCAGAGCTGGCGATAAATCCATCCTTTCGATTTACTTTATGCATACTCAGCAGAAAAGGCCCCCCGAAGGAGCTGTCCCCCTCGATACTGAACGGCAATATGGCACTGATGACGGAGGAATACCTCGTCATGGACGAAGAGGAGATATCCTCCATGATGACCAAGCACCATATGAGCCGGAGAAAATCGGAAGAGGTCATATCCGAGACGAAGGGGTGGCCGGTAGCGGTAAACTCCTATCTGATGGGAGACGAAGGCGACTGGAGCCTTCTGGACGACTATCTCGACTCCCGGGTGTGGGACAGATGGCCCGAGGAGGTCAGGGAATTCATGGTAAGGGCAGCACCCTGTCCCAGGCTGGACGAGGATATATGCCGCAGCCTGAACGGATCGAGAAACTACGAGCCCCTTCTGAAACACATCCGCAGCAGCGACGCCTTCCTGGAAAACTCGGAGGACGGCGGATACAGCATATTCCCCCCCTTCAGGGAGTATCTGCTCAGAAGGATCAACTCCCAGCTGAGTAAAGACAGGATCGACGAGATACATCGGTATCTTGGCAGAATATTCTTCGACGAAGGGGACTACCTGGTAGCGGCGGATCTATACGTGAGGTGCCTCTGCCTCTCCGGACTGTCCGACTGCTGCACGGCCATGACGAAATACAGAAAGGAGATCTCGGTCCACAGCAGATTCCGTTTCTTCAAGGAGAGAGTGTTAGGACGGATCAAGTTCACCGAAGACGAGGGACTGCCTCTTCTGGCCCAATCGGCCTTCATGTACTACCTGGACGGCAACGCCGAAAGGTTCACCGAGATCATGGACATGCTGTACAAGAGGGCGGAGAGATGCGGAGACGGCCCCTTCGCGTCCTTTCTGACATTGCTGAAGGTCCTGGACTTCAGGATACCTCTGAATCTCTACCTTGAGAGGGTGATAGACGGCAAGGAGACTCCCACGTCGTCCATATGCTTCGGAAAATCCCCGTCTCCCGGAACTTTCACCGCCAATATGCCCTTGATGCACAGATCCCTCAGGGAGAGGTCCGACCTGGCTCTGTCGATGGAGGAGCTTCACAAAACAATGGCTAGATACAGGGAACCTCTGAAGAAATTTCTGGGACAAGATCACATCATACTTCGGGAATGTCAATTCGCCGGGGTACTGTATGAACAAAACCACCTAGAGGAAGCCTACCATCATGCGGTGGAGGCTCAAACCGTTGTAATGAAGGTAAACTGCCGTCGTGACGTCCGTTTCTGCTCCGACATGATACTGATCCACATTCTAAAGGCCATGGGACGAAGAGACGAGGCGTCAATGATAGCTTGCGAGATGGAGAGACAGATCAACCGCGACAGAGCCACCGACCTGATCCCCAACCTCAAAGCCTGGAGATTCCGGGAAAGGATGGTCTCAGGAGACGGAACGGCTGCGGAGGAGTGGCTGATATCCTACGGAGAAAACCCTATTTTACAGCCGGACCTATACGACATCTACCGACACTTCACCACCGAGAGGGCTCTTATTGCATCGGGAAAACCTGCTTTAGCCGTCCTGTTCGGGGAAAAACTTCTCCGTCTAAGCCAAGACTTCAATAGACCTATGGACGAGCTTGAATCCTACATCCTCCTCTCCACGGCCTACTGGAGCACCGACGACAGAACACGGTCCTACGAATACATCGAAAAAGCTCTGGCCCTGGCCGAACCTTACGGCTACGTGAGGATGTTTCTCGACGAGGCCCTGTCGATAAAGCCGATGATGGTCTCGTTTCTCAGGAGGACGAAATCCGACGGCAGGCGGATATCCGGCTTCGCCTCCGAGGTGGCCCTGGCCGTCACCGGAACTAGTTACGAAGACGTTGTCCCGAGCCTCGAAGAGACCTCTTTGAGCGAGAGGCAGATGAGGATTCTGGCCCTGCTCAAGGGTAACGGCAGCTACAGGGATATAGCGGAGGATCTAGGCATAGCCCACTCCACCGCCAAATACCACGTGACCAGACTCTACCGTTTTCTGGGAGTCTCGAACGGGGCGGAAGCCCTGAGAAAAGCCCGCTCCATGGGGATAATATGA
- the hcp gene encoding hydroxylamine reductase, with protein sequence MSMFCFQCQETAKNSGCTVRGVCGKPESTANLQDLLIYVLKGIAVWGKKAENLGVLDKSDGLFIAQGLFATITNANWDDDRFVGLIGEAIKRRDDLRARFEAAYKEKEGRSFDGSVPDCATWDGSISEYADKALSVGVLATENEDVRSLRELLVIGLKGIAAYGDHAAVLGYEDPKIYGFFMEALDSTTKDLSVDEMVAMVMKAGDFAVQTMALLDRANTETYGKPEITEVELGVRNNPAILISGHDLRDMEDLLKQTEGTGVDVYTHGEMLPAHYYPAFKKYDHFVGNYGNSWWLQNDEFEAFNGAILMTTNCLVPLKSKNTYKDRLFTTGMTGYPGVVHIPDREDGKPKDFSAVIEKAKSCPAPTELETGKIVGGFAHDQVMALADKIVEAVKSGAIKRFVVMAGCDGRHKTRDYYKEVAEALPKDAVILTAGCAKYRYNKLNLGDIGGIPRVLDAGQCNDSYSLAVIALKLKEAFGLEDINELPISYDIAWYEQKAVAVLLALLFLGVKDIRLGPTLPAFLSPNVAKVLVDNFGIRGIGTVEEDVAAIMAGR encoded by the coding sequence ATGTCCATGTTCTGTTTCCAGTGTCAGGAGACCGCCAAGAACTCGGGTTGCACCGTCAGGGGGGTCTGCGGAAAGCCCGAATCCACCGCTAACCTACAGGATCTTCTGATATACGTCTTAAAGGGGATAGCCGTCTGGGGGAAGAAAGCCGAAAATCTGGGGGTTTTGGATAAATCCGACGGGCTCTTCATAGCCCAGGGACTCTTCGCCACCATAACCAACGCCAACTGGGACGACGACCGCTTCGTCGGGCTCATAGGCGAGGCCATCAAGAGAAGGGACGACCTGAGAGCTCGTTTCGAGGCCGCCTATAAAGAGAAGGAAGGGCGAAGCTTCGACGGTTCCGTTCCGGACTGCGCCACCTGGGATGGTTCCATATCCGAGTACGCCGACAAGGCCCTCTCGGTGGGGGTGCTGGCGACGGAGAACGAGGACGTTCGTTCCCTCAGGGAGCTTCTGGTCATAGGCCTTAAGGGGATAGCCGCCTACGGAGACCACGCCGCCGTGCTGGGCTACGAGGATCCGAAGATCTACGGCTTCTTCATGGAGGCCCTGGACTCCACCACGAAGGACCTGTCTGTGGACGAGATGGTCGCCATGGTCATGAAGGCCGGCGATTTCGCTGTACAGACCATGGCCCTTCTGGACAGGGCCAACACCGAGACCTACGGCAAGCCGGAGATCACCGAGGTAGAGCTGGGGGTTCGGAACAATCCGGCCATACTTATCAGCGGTCACGACCTGAGAGACATGGAGGACCTGCTCAAGCAGACCGAGGGGACCGGCGTGGACGTCTACACCCACGGGGAGATGCTTCCGGCCCACTACTATCCTGCTTTCAAGAAGTACGACCATTTCGTGGGGAACTACGGCAACTCCTGGTGGCTTCAGAACGACGAGTTCGAGGCTTTCAACGGAGCCATACTGATGACCACCAACTGCCTTGTGCCCCTGAAGTCGAAGAACACCTACAAGGACAGGCTATTCACCACCGGTATGACCGGTTATCCCGGAGTGGTCCACATCCCCGACAGGGAGGACGGAAAGCCCAAGGACTTCTCCGCCGTGATAGAGAAGGCCAAATCCTGTCCGGCCCCGACAGAGCTGGAGACGGGAAAGATCGTCGGAGGGTTCGCCCACGATCAGGTGATGGCTCTGGCGGACAAGATCGTGGAAGCCGTGAAGAGCGGCGCTATCAAGCGCTTCGTCGTAATGGCCGGATGCGACGGTCGTCACAAGACGAGAGACTACTACAAGGAGGTCGCCGAGGCCCTTCCCAAAGACGCCGTTATACTGACGGCGGGATGCGCCAAGTATCGCTACAACAAGCTGAACCTGGGCGACATCGGTGGCATTCCCAGGGTGCTAGACGCCGGTCAGTGCAACGATTCCTACTCGTTGGCCGTTATAGCCCTCAAGCTGAAGGAGGCCTTCGGCCTGGAGGACATCAACGAGCTGCCCATCTCCTACGACATCGCCTGGTACGAACAGAAGGCCGTGGCCGTACTTCTGGCCCTGCTCTTTTTAGGGGTCAAGGATATCCGCCTCGGGCCCACCCTTCCCGCCTTCCTCTCGCCCAACGTCGCCAAGGTGCTGGTGGACAACTTCGGCATAAGGGGAATCGGAACGGTGGAGGAGGACGTGGCCGCCATCATGGCGGGCAGGTGA
- a CDS encoding Crp/Fnr family transcriptional regulator: MEKAMERIPGFNGLSRDETEKILSISILKKARKKEIIFSDGEVGEGFFAVLRGRVRVYKMSEEGREVILHVCGPGDHFGQVSMFAGKNYPAWAQAMSDSKLLLFPRRAFLDLLSREPQIAMSMMSGLSSKMRELTLQVESLALKEVPGRLASYLIMLAEEKKSPGSLHLDIPKWQLASVLGTTPETLSRIFSDMTDRGLIDLDRRDVTLLDHTALKELAEHGRFYDVRTPKK; encoded by the coding sequence ATGGAAAAGGCGATGGAGAGGATTCCCGGATTCAACGGACTTTCCCGGGATGAGACCGAAAAGATACTCTCGATCTCCATACTCAAGAAGGCGAGAAAAAAGGAGATAATCTTCTCCGACGGGGAGGTCGGAGAGGGGTTCTTCGCCGTGCTCAGAGGCAGGGTGAGGGTCTACAAGATGTCCGAGGAGGGGCGAGAGGTGATACTCCACGTCTGCGGCCCGGGGGACCACTTCGGCCAGGTGTCCATGTTCGCCGGAAAAAACTATCCCGCCTGGGCCCAGGCCATGTCCGACTCGAAGCTGCTGCTCTTTCCTAGGAGGGCCTTTCTGGATCTGTTGTCCAGAGAGCCTCAGATAGCCATGTCTATGATGTCCGGCCTTTCCTCCAAGATGAGAGAGCTTACGCTACAGGTGGAGAGTCTGGCCCTCAAGGAGGTCCCGGGGCGACTGGCGTCGTATCTCATCATGCTGGCTGAGGAGAAAAAATCTCCCGGAAGCCTGCATCTGGACATTCCGAAATGGCAACTGGCCTCCGTTCTGGGGACTACCCCGGAGACCCTATCTCGGATATTCTCCGACATGACCGATCGAGGGCTGATAGATCTGGACAGGAGGGACGTCACGCTTCTGGACCACACCGCCCTGAAGGAACTGGCGGAACACGGCAGATTCTACGACGTCAGGACCCCAAAAAAATAG